One window from the genome of Micromonospora aurantiaca ATCC 27029 encodes:
- the ispG gene encoding flavodoxin-dependent (E)-4-hydroxy-3-methylbut-2-enyl-diphosphate synthase yields MTAVSLGMPPVPPPPLAPRRASRQIMVGSVPVGGGAPVSVQSMTTTLTADVNATLQQIAELTASGCQIVRVAVPSQDDVEALPAIAKKSQIPVIADIHFQPKYVFAAIDAGCAAVRVNPGNIRQFDDKVKEIARAAGDAGVPIRIGVNAGSLDKRLLAKHGKATAEALVESALWECSLFEEHGFRDIKISVKHNDPVVMIRAYRLLAEKCDYPLHLGVTEAGPAFQGTIKSAVAFGALLAEGIGDTIRVSLSAPPVEEIKVGNAILESLGLRERGLEIVSCPSCGRAQVDVYKLAEEVTAGLEGLPVPLRVAVMGCVVNGPGEAREADLGVASGNGKGQIFVKGKVVKTVPEAQIVETLIEEALRIADEMGAEIPEELRDLVPGGATVTVH; encoded by the coding sequence GTGACCGCTGTCAGTCTCGGTATGCCCCCCGTACCGCCGCCGCCGCTGGCCCCGCGCCGGGCCAGCCGCCAGATCATGGTCGGTTCGGTGCCGGTCGGTGGTGGCGCGCCGGTCTCGGTGCAGTCCATGACCACCACCCTCACCGCCGACGTCAACGCCACGCTCCAGCAGATCGCCGAGCTGACCGCGTCCGGCTGCCAGATCGTCCGGGTCGCCGTGCCGTCGCAGGACGACGTGGAGGCGCTGCCCGCGATCGCCAAGAAGTCGCAGATCCCGGTGATCGCCGACATCCACTTCCAGCCGAAGTACGTCTTCGCGGCGATCGACGCAGGCTGCGCCGCGGTCCGGGTGAACCCGGGCAACATCCGGCAGTTCGACGACAAGGTCAAGGAGATCGCGCGGGCCGCCGGCGACGCGGGCGTGCCGATCCGGATCGGCGTCAACGCCGGCTCGCTGGACAAGCGCCTGCTGGCCAAGCACGGCAAGGCCACCGCCGAGGCGCTGGTGGAGTCGGCGCTGTGGGAGTGCTCGCTGTTCGAGGAGCACGGCTTCCGGGACATCAAGATCTCGGTGAAGCACAACGATCCGGTGGTGATGATCCGCGCCTACCGGCTGCTGGCCGAGAAGTGCGACTACCCGCTGCACCTCGGCGTCACCGAGGCCGGCCCGGCGTTCCAGGGCACGATCAAGTCGGCGGTGGCGTTCGGCGCGCTGCTGGCCGAGGGGATCGGCGACACCATCCGGGTCTCGCTGTCCGCCCCGCCGGTCGAGGAGATCAAGGTCGGCAACGCGATCCTGGAGTCGCTGGGCCTGCGCGAGCGCGGCCTGGAGATCGTCTCCTGCCCGTCCTGCGGGCGGGCGCAGGTCGATGTCTACAAGCTGGCCGAGGAGGTCACCGCCGGGCTGGAGGGCCTGCCGGTGCCGCTGCGCGTCGCGGTCATGGGCTGCGTGGTGAACGGTCCGGGCGAGGCCCGCGAGGCCGACCTGGGTGTGGCCTCGGGCAACGGCAAGGGCCAGATCTTCGTCAAGGGCAAGGTCGTCAAGACCGTGCCCGAGGCGCAGATCGTGGAGACGCTGATCGAGGAGGCGCTGCGGATCGCCGACGAGATGGGCGCCGAGATCCCCGAGGAGCTGCGTGACCTGGTGCCGGGCGGCGCCACAGTCACAGTGCACTGA
- a CDS encoding M50 family metallopeptidase, translating into MSYLLGVVLFALAILISVSLHEAGHMLTAKAFGMKVTRYFVGFGPTLWSFKRGETEYGIKGIPLGGFCKIVGMTPQDDDVEPGDEKRAMWRYPVWKRTIVMSAGSITHFALALIALWIIAVSVGLPNPKFPSTEAGFRAEPAVIAIAPCVVVENAARACESGDPASPAEKAQLKDGDRITAVNGKPVSTWGDMLDVVRATPPGTATVAYVRDGKPAEARVDLASVQRPPLGDPKGAASAVSALGVALSPSTPTRVEYGPVAAFGATADFTGTMAVQTAHAMQRIPQKVPALWNAITGGERDVDTPISVVGASRLGGEAVENNAWLVFFMLFVSLNFFIGVFNLLPLLPLDGGHIAIAWFERARSWLYARIGRADPGRVDYLKLMPFTYAVILIGGAFTLLTVTADVINPITLFSR; encoded by the coding sequence ATGAGCTATCTGCTCGGGGTGGTGCTGTTCGCCCTGGCGATCCTCATCTCGGTGAGCCTGCACGAGGCGGGGCACATGCTCACCGCCAAGGCGTTCGGGATGAAGGTCACCCGCTACTTCGTCGGCTTCGGCCCGACGCTCTGGTCGTTCAAGCGGGGCGAGACCGAGTACGGCATCAAGGGCATCCCGCTCGGCGGCTTCTGCAAGATCGTCGGCATGACACCGCAGGACGACGACGTCGAGCCGGGGGACGAGAAGCGCGCCATGTGGCGCTACCCGGTGTGGAAGCGGACGATCGTGATGTCCGCGGGCTCGATCACCCACTTCGCCCTGGCCCTGATCGCGCTCTGGATCATCGCGGTGTCGGTGGGGCTGCCGAACCCGAAGTTCCCCAGCACCGAGGCCGGCTTCCGGGCCGAGCCGGCGGTGATCGCCATCGCGCCGTGCGTGGTGGTGGAGAACGCGGCCCGCGCCTGCGAGTCCGGCGACCCGGCCAGCCCGGCCGAGAAGGCCCAGCTCAAGGACGGCGACCGGATCACCGCGGTGAACGGCAAGCCGGTCTCCACCTGGGGCGACATGCTCGACGTGGTCCGGGCCACCCCGCCCGGCACGGCCACCGTCGCCTACGTGCGTGACGGCAAGCCGGCCGAGGCGCGGGTCGACCTGGCCTCGGTGCAGCGTCCGCCGCTGGGCGACCCGAAGGGCGCCGCCTCGGCAGTCTCCGCGCTCGGCGTGGCGCTCTCGCCCAGCACCCCGACCCGGGTCGAGTACGGCCCGGTCGCCGCGTTCGGCGCCACCGCCGACTTCACCGGCACCATGGCCGTGCAGACCGCGCACGCCATGCAGCGCATCCCGCAGAAGGTGCCCGCGTTGTGGAACGCGATCACCGGCGGCGAGCGCGACGTGGACACCCCGATCAGCGTGGTCGGCGCCAGCCGGCTCGGCGGCGAGGCCGTGGAGAACAACGCCTGGCTGGTGTTCTTCATGCTGTTCGTGTCGCTGAACTTCTTCATCGGCGTGTTCAACCTGCTGCCGCTGCTCCCGCTGGACGGCGGCCACATCGCCATCGCCTGGTTCGAACGGGCGCGGTCCTGGCTCTACGCACGCATCGGCCGCGCCGATCCGGGCCGCGTCGACTACCTCAAACTCATGCCGTTCACGTACGCGGTGATCCTGATCGGCGGCGCGTTCACGCTGCTCACAGTCACCGCCGATGTCATCAACCCCATCACGCTCTTCTCAAGGTGA
- a CDS encoding GNAT family N-acetyltransferase, producing the protein MTIATTDRLVLRDWTESPDDLARIYDIYSRDEVMRWLGGGKGRMTDPSEARERVRMWHERWTPYGGRWGLWAIEPRDGGPVAGSILLKPLPGRDGVTLTDDIEVGWHLHPDAQGRGYATEAARAVLEREFATGTPRVYAVVMAGNDPSMAVARRLGMTHAGVRTDWYGGVELETFALERPA; encoded by the coding sequence ATGACGATCGCCACGACCGACCGGCTGGTGCTCCGGGACTGGACCGAGTCGCCGGACGACCTGGCCCGGATCTACGACATCTACTCCCGGGACGAGGTGATGCGCTGGCTGGGCGGCGGCAAGGGGCGGATGACCGACCCGTCCGAGGCGCGCGAGCGGGTCCGGATGTGGCATGAACGCTGGACGCCGTACGGCGGCCGGTGGGGCCTGTGGGCGATCGAGCCGCGCGACGGCGGGCCGGTGGCGGGGAGCATCCTGCTCAAACCGCTACCGGGACGCGACGGCGTCACTCTCACCGACGACATCGAGGTCGGCTGGCACCTGCACCCCGACGCCCAGGGCCGCGGCTACGCCACCGAGGCGGCCCGCGCGGTGCTGGAGCGCGAGTTCGCCACCGGCACCCCGAGGGTGTACGCGGTGGTGATGGCCGGGAACGACCCGTCGATGGCGGTGGCCCGGCGCCTCGGCATGACGCACGCGGGTGTGCGCACCGACTGGTACGGCGGCGTCGAACTGGAGACCTTCGCCCTGGAGCGCCCCGCCTGA
- a CDS encoding 50S ribosomal protein L7/L12, protein MSPAVQIALAVALVVVVLLLLLVLRRDRPRDLVAPDRPAGDGQAEVLRLARAGRTVEAVKVLREQTGLSLLDAKRAVDALAAGGSWPPGPPAPGKGVDEAVRAEAARLLYQGRRIQAIKVVREHTHMSLADAKRYVEGL, encoded by the coding sequence ATGTCCCCGGCTGTTCAGATCGCGCTCGCGGTGGCGCTCGTCGTGGTGGTGCTCCTGCTCCTGCTCGTGCTGCGGCGCGACCGTCCCCGGGACCTGGTCGCCCCTGATCGCCCGGCCGGCGACGGGCAGGCCGAGGTGCTCCGGCTGGCCCGCGCGGGGCGTACGGTCGAGGCGGTCAAGGTGCTGCGCGAGCAGACCGGGCTGTCGCTGCTGGACGCGAAGCGGGCGGTGGACGCGCTGGCGGCCGGCGGATCCTGGCCGCCCGGCCCTCCGGCGCCCGGAAAGGGCGTCGACGAGGCGGTGCGGGCCGAGGCCGCGCGGCTGCTGTACCAGGGCAGGAGGATCCAGGCGATCAAGGTGGTACGGGAGCACACGCACATGTCGCTCGCCGACGCGAAGCGGTACGTCGAGGGCCTCTGA
- a CDS encoding YhjD/YihY/BrkB family envelope integrity protein codes for MGDGWARTKRITAAAFRPVRGRDLSLHAAAITFYGAIAVVPVALLAIWLTGLLAGADRVRRLTGYAIDTLPTEIGAHRAAAALVEAGLGLTPLLALASLLPASLYGEGLRRAFVSVAEPRAESGALVGWRGRLLLLPLLAPAPALLLSILLGLPLTTRLVRQGGWVGALGVVLSFFAVWLVLTPVLIWVFRVVGPASPDWLATVALGSFTAANLSGFVHGFVLFCSLPLDLGVPFGGFDEIGGGVAVLLWLYLFHVIVLSGYSATLAASRWRAARVAAGA; via the coding sequence ATGGGCGACGGGTGGGCACGGACCAAGCGGATCACGGCGGCGGCGTTCCGGCCGGTCCGCGGTCGCGACCTGTCGCTGCACGCCGCCGCGATCACCTTCTACGGCGCGATCGCCGTGGTGCCGGTGGCGCTGCTGGCGATCTGGCTGACCGGGCTGCTCGCCGGGGCGGACCGGGTACGGCGGCTGACCGGGTACGCGATCGACACGCTGCCCACCGAGATCGGCGCGCACCGGGCGGCGGCCGCGCTCGTCGAGGCCGGTCTGGGGCTGACCCCGCTGCTGGCGCTGGCCTCGCTGCTGCCTGCTTCGCTCTACGGCGAAGGGCTGCGCCGCGCGTTCGTCTCGGTGGCCGAGCCGCGCGCCGAGTCCGGTGCACTCGTCGGCTGGCGGGGCCGCCTGCTGCTGCTCCCGCTGCTGGCGCCGGCCCCGGCGCTGCTGCTGTCGATCCTGCTCGGGCTGCCGCTGACCACCCGGCTGGTACGCCAGGGCGGCTGGGTCGGCGCGCTCGGCGTGGTGCTGTCGTTTTTCGCGGTGTGGCTGGTGCTCACGCCGGTGCTGATCTGGGTGTTCCGGGTGGTCGGCCCGGCCTCGCCGGACTGGCTCGCCACCGTCGCCCTGGGCTCGTTCACGGCGGCGAACCTGTCCGGCTTCGTGCACGGCTTCGTGCTGTTCTGCTCGCTGCCGCTGGACCTGGGCGTGCCGTTCGGCGGGTTCGATGAGATCGGCGGCGGCGTGGCGGTGCTGCTCTGGCTGTACCTGTTCCACGTGATCGTGTTGTCCGGCTACTCCGCGACGCTGGCGGCGAGCCGGTGGCGGGCCGCCCGGGTGGCGGCCGGCGCCTGA
- a CDS encoding PadR family transcriptional regulator, translating to MGFHRRMHAMHDEMRRRGGFGFPPVPPGPPPFSPGPHGHGHGRGRGGRGRGRRPNVRGAVLALLTERPMHGYEMIQEIDSRTGGAWRPSPGSIYPTLQLLEDEGLIATAADSEGGRKRFALTEAGQAEAAGAAQAPPWAEFAEQTVNSWHDIRDAGAQAMQALRQVMTTGTDDQRARAAQVLDETRRKLYAILAESE from the coding sequence ATGGGTTTCCATCGACGCATGCACGCCATGCACGACGAGATGCGCCGCCGTGGCGGCTTCGGCTTCCCGCCCGTACCCCCGGGTCCGCCGCCCTTCTCCCCCGGACCCCACGGCCACGGCCACGGGCGGGGCCGGGGCGGGCGCGGACGCGGCCGGCGGCCGAACGTGCGCGGGGCCGTGCTGGCCCTGCTCACCGAACGGCCGATGCACGGCTACGAGATGATCCAGGAGATCGACTCCCGCACCGGCGGGGCCTGGCGGCCCAGCCCCGGCTCGATCTACCCGACACTGCAACTGCTGGAGGACGAGGGGCTCATCGCGACCGCCGCCGACTCCGAGGGCGGGCGCAAGCGGTTCGCGCTGACCGAGGCGGGCCAGGCCGAGGCGGCCGGCGCGGCGCAGGCCCCGCCCTGGGCGGAGTTCGCCGAGCAGACCGTCAACAGCTGGCACGACATCCGCGACGCCGGCGCGCAGGCCATGCAGGCGCTGCGGCAGGTCATGACCACCGGCACCGACGACCAGCGCGCCCGTGCCGCCCAGGTGCTCGACGAGACCCGGCGCAAGCTCTACGCCATCCTCGCCGAGTCCGAGTGA
- a CDS encoding class I SAM-dependent methyltransferase has protein sequence MIEEREQDAAVKARHRAMWAMGDYAAVAAQVIPELGATLVRAAGVAPGMRVLDVAAGTGNAALPAARAGAEVVAGDLTPELLAIGRAEAEREGLTLTWEEADAEALPYADGAFDAVLSCVGVMFAPRHRAAADEVLRVCRPGGTIGLVNWTPEGFVGQLFAAMRPYAPPPPPGAQPPPLWGDEEHVRELFGDRVDAFASARDAVVVDRFATPGDFREFFATRYGPTVAVYRANAGDPERTAGLDRALTDLAARHLDGGVMRWEYLLVTARRA, from the coding sequence ATGATCGAGGAACGGGAACAGGACGCCGCGGTGAAGGCCCGGCACCGCGCGATGTGGGCGATGGGGGACTACGCCGCCGTGGCCGCGCAGGTGATCCCGGAGCTGGGGGCGACGCTGGTCCGGGCCGCCGGGGTGGCGCCGGGCATGCGGGTGCTGGACGTGGCGGCCGGGACCGGCAACGCGGCTCTGCCCGCGGCCCGGGCCGGTGCGGAGGTGGTGGCCGGCGACCTCACCCCGGAGTTGCTGGCGATCGGGCGGGCGGAGGCCGAGCGGGAGGGCTTGACGCTGACCTGGGAGGAGGCGGACGCGGAGGCGCTGCCGTACGCGGACGGCGCGTTCGACGCGGTGCTGTCGTGTGTGGGCGTGATGTTCGCGCCCCGGCACCGGGCCGCAGCCGACGAGGTGCTGCGGGTGTGCCGGCCGGGCGGGACGATCGGGCTGGTCAACTGGACTCCGGAGGGCTTCGTGGGCCAGTTGTTCGCGGCCATGCGGCCGTACGCGCCGCCACCGCCGCCGGGCGCGCAGCCGCCCCCGCTCTGGGGCGACGAGGAGCACGTCCGGGAGTTGTTCGGCGACCGGGTCGACGCGTTCGCGTCGGCGCGTGACGCCGTGGTGGTGGACCGGTTCGCCACGCCGGGGGACTTCCGGGAGTTCTTCGCGACCCGTTACGGGCCCACTGTGGCGGTCTACCGGGCGAACGCGGGCGACCCGGAGCGTACGGCCGGGCTCGACCGCGCGCTGACCGATCTGGCCGCCCGGCACCTGGACGGTGGCGTGATGCGCTGGGAGTACCTGCTCGTCACCGCGCGCCGCGCCTGA
- the dxr gene encoding 1-deoxy-D-xylulose-5-phosphate reductoisomerase, producing the protein MTTPRDLVLLGSTGSIGTQAIDIVKRNPDRFRVVALGAGGGNVELLAAQALELGVEAVGVARASAAQDLQLAFYAEASRRGWATGDFKLPKIVAGPDAMTELAQWPCDVVLNGVVGSLGLPPTLAALHAGRTLALANKESLVAGGPLVKAAVTHPGQIVPVDSEHSALAQCLRGGARGEVRRLVVTASGGPFRGRRRDELTAVTPEQALAHPTWNMGPVVTINSATMVNKALEVIEAHELFDVPYADIEVMVHPQSVIHSMVEFTDGSTLAQASPPDMRLPIALGIGWPDRVPGAAAAVDWTTAHTWEFFPLDDEAFPAVALAKAAGEAGRCRPAIYNAANEECVAAFVAGRLPFLGIVDTLQRVLEDAPDFDEPGTVEDVLAAESWARAHAQEIIVGSVEGAR; encoded by the coding sequence GTGACCACTCCCCGAGATCTCGTGCTGCTCGGCTCGACCGGCTCGATCGGCACCCAGGCCATCGACATCGTCAAGCGCAACCCGGACCGCTTCCGGGTGGTGGCCCTCGGCGCGGGTGGCGGCAACGTGGAGTTGCTCGCCGCGCAGGCGCTGGAGCTGGGCGTGGAGGCGGTCGGTGTGGCCCGCGCGTCCGCCGCGCAGGATCTTCAGCTCGCGTTCTACGCCGAGGCGAGCCGGCGTGGCTGGGCCACCGGCGACTTCAAGCTGCCCAAGATCGTGGCCGGGCCGGACGCGATGACCGAGCTGGCGCAGTGGCCGTGCGACGTGGTGCTCAACGGCGTGGTCGGCTCGCTGGGCCTGCCGCCGACGCTGGCCGCGCTGCACGCCGGTCGTACCCTCGCGCTCGCCAACAAGGAGTCCCTGGTGGCCGGCGGCCCGCTGGTCAAGGCCGCGGTGACGCACCCGGGGCAGATCGTCCCGGTGGACTCCGAACACTCGGCGCTGGCGCAGTGCCTGCGCGGCGGCGCCCGGGGCGAGGTGCGGCGGCTGGTGGTCACCGCCAGCGGCGGCCCGTTCCGGGGGCGGCGGCGTGACGAGCTGACCGCCGTCACGCCGGAGCAGGCGCTGGCACACCCGACCTGGAACATGGGCCCGGTCGTCACGATCAACTCCGCCACGATGGTCAACAAGGCGCTGGAGGTGATCGAGGCGCACGAGCTGTTCGACGTGCCGTACGCCGACATCGAGGTGATGGTCCACCCGCAGTCGGTGATCCACTCGATGGTCGAGTTCACCGACGGGTCCACGCTCGCCCAGGCCAGCCCGCCGGACATGCGACTGCCCATCGCGCTGGGTATCGGCTGGCCGGACCGCGTACCCGGCGCCGCCGCGGCTGTCGACTGGACCACCGCCCACACGTGGGAGTTCTTCCCGCTCGACGACGAGGCGTTCCCGGCTGTCGCGCTGGCCAAGGCGGCGGGGGAGGCCGGGCGCTGCCGCCCGGCGATCTACAACGCGGCGAACGAGGAGTGCGTGGCCGCGTTCGTCGCGGGCCGGCTGCCGTTCCTCGGCATCGTCGACACCCTCCAGCGGGTGCTGGAGGACGCTCCCGATTTCGACGAACCAGGTACCGTCGAGGACGTGCTCGCCGCCGAGTCGTGGGCACGGGCGCACGCCCAGGAGATCATCGTCGGGTCGGTGGAAGGAGCTCGATGA
- a CDS encoding alkaline phosphatase PhoX → MDRRTVLRATAAGGAAALAGGLWAAAAAPAQPAQPGPGPYGDLLAADANGLQLPAGFTGRVIARSGQRVAGTSYTWHPAPDGGACFPSGDGWIYVSNSEVPLVGGASAVRFAADGAITAAYRILGGTNVNCAGGPTPWGTWLSCEEVPLGRVFETWPEGGRAGEERTRMGRFKHEAAACDPQRRVVYLTEDEGDGCFYRFVPDTWGDLRTGRVQVLCAPDGQVTGPVTWRDLPDRDGFPVPTRYQVGAAQTFDGGEGCWYADDTCWFTTKGDNRVWAYDAVNQRLDLAYDDSLVPAGAAPLTGVDNITGTAGGDLYVAEDGGNMEINVITPAGVVTPFLRLLGQSGSELTGPAFSPDGSRLYFSSQRGTSGARAGTGGITYEVRGPFRR, encoded by the coding sequence ATGGATCGTCGTACCGTCCTGCGCGCCACAGCCGCCGGTGGCGCCGCCGCTCTCGCCGGTGGTCTCTGGGCCGCCGCTGCCGCCCCGGCCCAGCCCGCCCAGCCCGGCCCCGGCCCGTACGGCGACCTCCTGGCCGCCGACGCCAACGGCCTCCAGTTGCCGGCCGGCTTCACCGGCCGGGTGATCGCGCGTTCCGGGCAGCGCGTCGCCGGCACCTCGTACACCTGGCACCCGGCACCCGACGGCGGCGCCTGCTTCCCGTCCGGCGACGGCTGGATCTACGTCTCCAACTCGGAGGTGCCGCTCGTCGGTGGCGCCTCGGCGGTGCGGTTCGCCGCCGACGGCGCGATCACCGCCGCGTACCGGATCCTCGGTGGCACGAACGTCAACTGCGCCGGGGGCCCGACCCCGTGGGGGACGTGGCTGTCCTGCGAGGAGGTGCCGCTGGGCCGCGTCTTCGAGACCTGGCCGGAGGGCGGCCGGGCCGGTGAGGAGCGGACCCGGATGGGCCGCTTCAAGCACGAGGCGGCGGCCTGCGACCCGCAGCGGCGGGTGGTCTACCTGACCGAGGACGAGGGGGACGGCTGCTTCTACCGGTTCGTCCCGGACACCTGGGGCGACCTGCGCACCGGCCGGGTGCAGGTGCTCTGCGCCCCGGACGGCCAGGTGACCGGGCCGGTGACCTGGCGGGACCTGCCGGACCGCGACGGGTTCCCGGTGCCCACCCGCTACCAGGTGGGCGCGGCGCAGACGTTCGACGGCGGCGAGGGCTGCTGGTACGCCGACGACACCTGCTGGTTCACCACCAAGGGCGACAACCGGGTGTGGGCGTACGACGCGGTGAACCAGCGGCTCGACCTCGCGTACGACGACTCGCTGGTGCCGGCCGGTGCCGCGCCGCTGACCGGCGTCGACAACATCACCGGCACCGCGGGAGGCGACCTCTACGTGGCCGAGGACGGCGGCAACATGGAGATCAACGTGATCACGCCGGCCGGTGTGGTGACCCCGTTCCTGCGGCTGCTCGGGCAGTCCGGGTCGGAGCTGACCGGGCCGGCATTCTCGCCGGACGGCAGCCGCCTCTACTTCTCCTCGCAGCGCGGCACCAGCGGCGCCCGGGCCGGGACCGGCGGCATCACGTACGAGGTGCGCGGCCCGTTCCGGCGCTGA
- a CDS encoding winged helix-turn-helix transcriptional regulator, whose protein sequence is MGASYHQFCPVAKAMELLDERWTLLVVRELVSGSERFNELRRGLPRMSPTLLSRRLHQLVRAGVVERRVDGADVRYVPTAAGRELRPVVEALGAWGVRWIGELGDADLDPKLLLWDMHRHVDHDAVPLGRTVVRFRFRDVPTTQRDWWMVIAAGEADVCDSDPGHDVTVTVTAELRALVQVWMGDLEWAAALRGGAVEVTGPEALRRAAPGWFTLSPFAAVPRP, encoded by the coding sequence ATGGGGGCCTCCTACCACCAGTTCTGCCCCGTGGCGAAGGCCATGGAACTGCTCGACGAGCGGTGGACGCTGCTCGTGGTCCGGGAGCTGGTCAGCGGCTCGGAACGCTTCAACGAGCTGCGCCGAGGCCTGCCCCGGATGTCGCCCACGCTGCTGTCCCGCCGGCTGCACCAGCTCGTCCGCGCCGGGGTGGTGGAGCGGCGGGTCGACGGCGCCGACGTGCGCTACGTCCCGACCGCCGCCGGACGCGAACTGCGGCCCGTGGTGGAGGCACTCGGCGCCTGGGGCGTGCGCTGGATCGGCGAGCTGGGCGACGCCGACCTGGACCCGAAGCTGCTGCTGTGGGACATGCACCGCCACGTCGACCACGACGCTGTTCCGCTGGGGCGTACCGTCGTGCGGTTCCGCTTCCGGGACGTGCCCACGACGCAGCGCGACTGGTGGATGGTGATCGCCGCGGGCGAGGCCGACGTCTGCGACAGCGACCCCGGGCACGACGTGACGGTGACCGTCACGGCGGAACTGCGCGCCCTGGTCCAGGTCTGGATGGGCGACCTGGAGTGGGCCGCGGCGCTGCGCGGCGGCGCGGTGGAGGTGACCGGGCCGGAGGCGTTGCGGCGCGCCGCGCCCGGCTGGTTCACCCTCTCCCCCTTCGCCGCCGTCCCCCGGCCCTGA
- a CDS encoding MFS transporter, producing the protein MRLLPEPGPSRTLALSTLVNTVGRGTWLTASALFLTRSVGLSVTQVGVALTLTALVSLVASTPMGYLADRLGPRGLQMAALLASAGCTAALVSVRSFTGFLVVGVLMAVADAGTRGARGALIAGAVPPDQRVRTRAYLRAVTNVGISVGTVLAGFALAADTRGAYVTLILLDAATYVLAAAVLLRLPPVPPMPAPAHGPRLIALRDRPFLAFTVLDGLMSMHFSLINIALPLWIAGHTTAPNWLISVCLLVNTVVVILFQVRASRGTEDLTGAGRAARRAGVLLAAACALFAAGGGVPVAVAVPLLLAGALVHVVGELWHAAAGWGISFGLAPAHAHGQYQGAYGMGMQLGSMVAPVVVTTLAIGWGVPGWLVLGVVFLLLGAMVPPVVRWAARTRPPAPEPVPAPAG; encoded by the coding sequence GTGCGCCTGCTTCCCGAACCGGGCCCGTCCCGGACCCTCGCCCTCTCCACGCTCGTCAACACCGTCGGGCGGGGCACCTGGCTCACCGCCAGCGCGCTGTTCCTCACCCGGTCGGTCGGGCTCTCGGTGACCCAGGTCGGTGTGGCGCTCACGCTCACCGCGCTGGTCAGCCTGGTGGCGAGCACGCCGATGGGCTACCTCGCCGACCGCCTCGGCCCGCGCGGGCTCCAGATGGCCGCGTTGCTCGCCTCGGCCGGGTGCACGGCCGCGCTGGTCTCCGTGCGTTCGTTCACCGGCTTCCTGGTCGTCGGCGTGCTGATGGCGGTCGCCGACGCGGGCACCCGGGGCGCCCGCGGTGCGCTGATCGCCGGCGCCGTCCCGCCCGACCAGCGGGTCCGTACCCGCGCCTACCTGCGCGCTGTCACCAACGTCGGGATCTCGGTGGGCACGGTGCTGGCCGGGTTCGCGCTCGCCGCCGACACCCGCGGCGCGTACGTCACGCTGATCCTGCTCGACGCCGCCACCTACGTGCTGGCGGCGGCGGTGCTGCTGCGGCTCCCGCCGGTGCCGCCGATGCCCGCCCCGGCGCACGGGCCGCGGCTGATCGCGCTGCGGGACCGCCCGTTCCTCGCCTTCACCGTCCTGGACGGGCTCATGTCCATGCACTTCTCGCTGATCAACATCGCCCTGCCGCTGTGGATCGCCGGGCACACCACAGCGCCGAACTGGCTGATCTCCGTCTGCCTGCTCGTCAACACCGTGGTGGTGATCCTGTTCCAGGTCCGCGCCTCGCGGGGCACCGAGGACCTGACCGGCGCGGGCCGGGCCGCCCGCCGGGCCGGTGTCCTGCTCGCTGCCGCCTGCGCGCTGTTCGCCGCAGGGGGCGGCGTACCGGTCGCGGTGGCGGTGCCGCTGCTGCTGGCCGGAGCGCTGGTGCACGTCGTGGGGGAGTTGTGGCACGCGGCGGCCGGCTGGGGCATCTCCTTCGGCCTGGCCCCGGCGCACGCGCACGGGCAGTACCAGGGCGCGTACGGGATGGGCATGCAACTCGGCTCGATGGTCGCCCCGGTGGTCGTGACCACGCTCGCGATCGGCTGGGGCGTGCCCGGCTGGCTGGTGCTCGGCGTGGTGTTCCTGCTGCTCGGCGCAATGGTGCCGCCTGTGGTGCGATGGGCCGCCCGGACCCGGCCGCCCGCACCCGAACCGGTGCCGGCGCCGGCCGGCTGA